ATCACCTGGGACTCGTTGGCCTTGGGCCGACGCTTGTCGATGATGGCCAGATCCGCATCCCCGAGCCGCTTGGCCAGGGCGCGGGCGCGCACCACGCCGCCCACGTCCGGGCTGACCACCACCTTGTTCGGGTACACCTGGCGCCAGATGTCGCCCAGCAGGATCGGCGAGGCGTAGATGTTGTCCACCGGGATATTGAAGAACCCCTGGATCTGATCCGCGTGCAGATCCACCGTCAGCACCCGGTTGATGCCGGCGGTCTGGATCATGTCCGCCACCAGCTTGGCCGAGATGGGCACCCGCTGCGAGCGCGGCCGGCGGTCCTGGCGCGCGTACCCGTAGTACGGGATCACCGCGGTGATGCGCGAGGCCGATGACCGGCGCAACGCATCGGCAATGATCAGCAGCTCCATCAGATTGTCGTTGGTGGGCTGGCAGGTGGGCTGGCAGATGAAAACATCCTTGCCGCGCACGTGCTCGTCGATCTCGACGTTCACTTCACCATCGCTGAACTGGCTGACCACGGCGTAGCCGGGGCGAATCTTCAGGTGTTCGTTGATCGCAGCGGCGAGTTGCGGGTTGGCATTCCCCGCAAACACCATCATGTGTCCGTTTTCAGTCACGCTGAAACCCGTTCGTGGCCACTACAGGAGAAATGGCTGGGGTGCCAGGATTCGAACCTGGGAATGCTGGGATCAAAACCCAGTGCCTTACCGCTTGGCGACACCCCAGTGGTCGTGGAAACCCTTTCGCTTAGCCGTCCGCCTCTGCCATCCGTTGATGCAGCGGCGACCGGTTGACGCCGCGAGCGACAAACCCCTGCCAGCCTTCCGCCTGACAACGGTGCAACGTCTGCTCGGCCTCATTCCGGCCGGCACGCGGCAGAAACACGCAGCCGCCGGAACCGCTCATGCGCGGCTTTCCATCCGCGGTCAAGGCACGCAGCGCCCGGTCCACGGCTGAATACCGCGCCCGCGCCACGGGTTCGAATGCATTCACTCCGCCCCCGGCGCAGAAGTCGCGTATTGTGATGGGGGGCGAATTCCTTGTCAATTCGGGTGCCTGAAACAGTTCCGCGGTGCTCACGGTGCACTCCGGCGCCAGCACCACGTACCAGGGGCAATCCAGCTCCAACGGCTGCAACCGCTCCCCCACCCCCTCCGCCCAGGCACTGCGGCCGCGCACGAACACGGGGACGTCGGCGCCCAGTGCCAGGCCCAGTTCCGCCAGGGCATCCTCTCCAAGCCCGCAGCCCCAGAGGTGGTTCAGCGCCACCAGCACGGTGGCTGCATCGGAGCTACCCCCACCCAGACCGCCACCGGCCGGCAGGCGCTTGGTAACCCGCAGTACGGCACCCAGCGACGTGCCGCTGGCCCGTTGCAGGGCGTGCGCCGCCCGCAGGGTCAGGTCGGCCTCAGCCGCCACGCCCACGGGGTCCGCCGCCCGGCGAATGTCACCATCGCCGGTGACCCGCAGATGAACAGTGTCACCGTAGTCCAGGAACTGGAACACCGTCTGCAGCAGGTGGTAGCCGTCATCCCGCCGGCCGACGATGTGCAGGAACCGGTTGATCTTGGCCGGCGCCGGCCACGCCGTCTCGCCCTCAGATTTCCGGGCCATCGGTGTCCCAGGAGCGGATGTGTGCCCGCAGCGAGATCCCCGGCCCCTGCAGGTCCAGGCGCACGGGCAGATCCACCGAACCACCGCGGGCATCATAGCCGTCGTAGGTCACGTCCCAGCCCGCCTGCTCCAGGCGCTGCACGCGGCCCTGTTCGTCCAGTTCCATGGCAGCCACCTCCGGGCCGGGAGCGGGCAGCCCCCGGAGCCACCAGGGCAGCACCTCCACCGGCAGATCCAGGCCGGTGAAGCGCCGCAGCAGCTCGCCGGCATCGGCAGCGGTCTCGGTGCCGCCATCCGAGGTCCGCAGGATCACCCCCTGGTCGTCACCCTGCAGGCGAAAACTGCCGGCACCCATGGGGCCCCGCATGTCCAGGCGGTAGGCATCGTCCACCTGACTCCACTCCATGCTCAGAGCAACGCTCTCGTCAGGGGTGGTAATTCCCGCCCGCCCCGAAGCGCGCCAGGTGGTCATGGCCTCAAGCGCGGCACGACGCTCCTCGAACGCCTCCTCGCGCCGGTCGGTCTCGGGCTCGGGTACGGCAGCGCACCCCGCAAGCCCGAGCGCCAGGCAGATGGTCACTACACGCAGGAAAGTCATTGGTCCAGTACCTCCGGGGCGAGGCGACGGATGGTTTCCAGCAGCACGTCGTGGTCGGGTTCCCGCTCCAGGGCGTCCCGCCAGACCTCCCGCGCCTGCTCCCGCTCGTCCTGCACCCAGAGCACTTCGCCGAGGTGCGCGGAAATCTCGCCATCGGGCTGCTTGTCGTGGGCGCGCTGCAGGTACTCCAGTGCCCGCTGGTGGTCGCCCAGGCGGTAGTAGCCCCAGCCCATGCTGTCGAGGATCGCCGGGTCGTCCGGTTCCTGCTCGTAGGCCCGCCGGATCAGCTCCATGCCTTCCTCGTGGCGGTCGGTGCCATCGACCAGGGTGTAACCCAGCGCGTTGAGGGCGTGTGTATGGTCCGGATTCTGTTCGAGAATCCGGCGAAGATCCCGCTCGGCACGGTCCACGTCACCCGCCCCGGCATACAGCAGGGCCCGGCTGTAGAGAAGGTCCGCCTGCTCCGGGTGCTCCTCCAGTGCCTCGTCGTAAACCTCCAGCGCCGCATCCGGCCGATCGGTGCGCCGGAGCATGTCCCCTTCCACCATATAGGCGCGGATGGCGTGTTCGGGAAACCGTGCGCGGTAATCGTCAAAGGCTTCCCGGGCGCGGGCCAGCCGGCCCTGCTCACCGAGGATCACTGCACGCCGCAGCGCGCCCTGCACCCGATACTCGCCGTCGACCATGCCGTACCAGTGCAACGCTTCGGTCATGTCGCCGCCGTCCTCGGCAATACGCCCGAGGAAGTAATGGGCGGCGCCCAGCCGTTCGCCCAGATCCACCAGCGAGAGGAAATACGTGCGCGCCTCCTGGTCATAACCCGCTTCCAGTGTCAGCAGGGCCATGGCGTAGAGGGCATCGGCATTGTCCGGCCGTTCATTGTGCACCCGCTCGAACTGCGCCAGGGCTTCGGTCTCGGCGCCGGCATCCAGCAGGCGGCGGGCATAGTCCAGGCGCAGGCGCCAGTCGTCAGGGTGGCGTTCGACGAGTTCGTCCAGCCCCTCCAGGGCCGCCTCCCGCTCCCCCATGGCGAGCAGGGCCTCGGCGCGGTACAGGGTCAGGTCGCGATCACCCGGCTCCAGGGCCAGACCGTCCTCGGCGGCATCCCGCGCCAGGGACGGCTCGCCCGCCTCCAGAGCCAGGCGCGCCAGCAGCCGGTAGCCGCCCGGCTGCTGCGGATGCTCCGCCACCAGATCCCGCACTACCTCCAGTGCGGCCTGCCGGTCACGCGCCGTGCCGAGTGCCGACTCCAGCCGGTCGAAAAGATCGTCCGCGGGCTGAACATCCCCGGTGAGCACCCGGGTCAGATGGTAGCGGGCAGGCTCCGTTTGACCATCCCGGAGATAGAGAAAGCCCAGAATCTGGTGCATCTGCTGGCCCGGGCTGTCCACCAGCGATTCCCAGCGCTGCGCGGCCTCCAGGGCCACGTCCTCGCGCTCGGCGTAGAGCGCCAGGCGGGTGGCACGCTCCGCCATTCGCGGATCATTGGTCAGCCCCATGGCGCGCCGCCAGGCCGCCAGCGACTGCTCCACGTCACCTCCGGTGCCCGCTAGCTCGGCCACCATGACCTGGTAGATCAGGTCCTCGTCCGCCGGCGGCGGCTCCTCGGGCTCGGCGATGCGGGTGTCGTTCTCCCGGGGCGGCTCCTCGCTGGGCGCCGTCGCGCATGCACCCAGCAACAGCGCCAGGAGCGGCAGTATCATCCGCCATGCCTGGCGACCCGGTTTCGTCTCTACGGACGCCATTGGCACCCATCCGTTGCAGAAAGACCGTGAAAACCGGCACGCCCAGAGCGTACCGAGCCAGGCCACCACTATACCCGCGGGACAGGGACGGAGACAGCCGACCCGGCCCCGCGGGCGCTGCGACCCACCGCTCAGAAAGTGCATCCTGGCGGATGTGACTTGTTTTCCACCGGTCGATTCCCGACAATCGGCCGCCTGGCGTCGGGTGCCGCGCTTAGCGTCTGCGGCATGCCCCCGGCGACGGGACCGGTTGGCGCATCCGGCAGGGAAACACACCGGAACTTGAGATGCGTCATGCGCTGAGCCGTCGTGACTGCGGTATCATGACGCCATCAGCTCGAGAGGAGCCGCCGCCGTCCATGCACGCGCACATGTCCGGACCATCCATGCCACTGTTCACCCTTGGCCTCAACCACAAGAGCGCACCGCTGACGGTGCGCGAGCGCGTGGTGTTCGACGCCCAGCGCGTGGTTCCGGCGCTGGAACAGCTCAAGGAG
The DNA window shown above is from Aquisalimonas sp. 2447 and carries:
- the ispE gene encoding 4-(cytidine 5'-diphospho)-2-C-methyl-D-erythritol kinase, giving the protein MARKSEGETAWPAPAKINRFLHIVGRRDDGYHLLQTVFQFLDYGDTVHLRVTGDGDIRRAADPVGVAAEADLTLRAAHALQRASGTSLGAVLRVTKRLPAGGGLGGGSSDAATVLVALNHLWGCGLGEDALAELGLALGADVPVFVRGRSAWAEGVGERLQPLELDCPWYVVLAPECTVSTAELFQAPELTRNSPPITIRDFCAGGGVNAFEPVARARYSAVDRALRALTADGKPRMSGSGGCVFLPRAGRNEAEQTLHRCQAEGWQGFVARGVNRSPLHQRMAEADG
- a CDS encoding ribose-phosphate diphosphokinase, translated to MMVFAGNANPQLAAAINEHLKIRPGYAVVSQFSDGEVNVEIDEHVRGKDVFICQPTCQPTNDNLMELLIIADALRRSSASRITAVIPYYGYARQDRRPRSQRVPISAKLVADMIQTAGINRVLTVDLHADQIQGFFNIPVDNIYASPILLGDIWRQVYPNKVVVSPDVGGVVRARALAKRLGDADLAIIDKRRPKANESQVMHIIGDVRGKTAIIVDDIVDTAGTLCQAAGALKEHGAERVLAYITHPVLSGKAIDKISASALDELVVTDSIPLGEDAAACPQIRQVSIAELLAESIRRISNDESVSELFVE
- a CDS encoding tetratricopeptide repeat protein, with the protein product MILPLLALLLGACATAPSEEPPRENDTRIAEPEEPPPADEDLIYQVMVAELAGTGGDVEQSLAAWRRAMGLTNDPRMAERATRLALYAEREDVALEAAQRWESLVDSPGQQMHQILGFLYLRDGQTEPARYHLTRVLTGDVQPADDLFDRLESALGTARDRQAALEVVRDLVAEHPQQPGGYRLLARLALEAGEPSLARDAAEDGLALEPGDRDLTLYRAEALLAMGEREAALEGLDELVERHPDDWRLRLDYARRLLDAGAETEALAQFERVHNERPDNADALYAMALLTLEAGYDQEARTYFLSLVDLGERLGAAHYFLGRIAEDGGDMTEALHWYGMVDGEYRVQGALRRAVILGEQGRLARAREAFDDYRARFPEHAIRAYMVEGDMLRRTDRPDAALEVYDEALEEHPEQADLLYSRALLYAGAGDVDRAERDLRRILEQNPDHTHALNALGYTLVDGTDRHEEGMELIRRAYEQEPDDPAILDSMGWGYYRLGDHQRALEYLQRAHDKQPDGEISAHLGEVLWVQDEREQAREVWRDALEREPDHDVLLETIRRLAPEVLDQ
- the lolB gene encoding lipoprotein insertase outer membrane protein LolB, giving the protein MTFLRVVTICLALGLAGCAAVPEPETDRREEAFEERRAALEAMTTWRASGRAGITTPDESVALSMEWSQVDDAYRLDMRGPMGAGSFRLQGDDQGVILRTSDGGTETAADAGELLRRFTGLDLPVEVLPWWLRGLPAPGPEVAAMELDEQGRVQRLEQAGWDVTYDGYDARGGSVDLPVRLDLQGPGISLRAHIRSWDTDGPEI